The Bacillus sp. NEB1478 genome contains the following window.
GCCAGTTTAACAAGCTTGCTGTCCACCTCGGTTACTTCTTCAAAATCGCCTTCATAGATTTCAACTTTCATAGAAAGCTCTTTTTGAATACGATTTAAGATATCCAGACCACGACGCCCTCTGTTGCGCTTCAACACATCGGAAGAATCAGCAATATACTGCAATTCTTCCAGCACGAAGCGAGGAATAATGAGCGGTCCTTCTAAGAAACCGGTTTGGCAGATATCTGCAACCCGTCCATCAATAATAACACTAGTATCAAGAATCTTGTAGATTCCTCTTGGTTTTTCAGTTTCCGTTTCTTTCTTCCGTTCTTTATTCCCGCGGTTTAATGAGAATAGCTGAATCAATTCATCTCTCTTTTTAAATCCGACTTGAAACCCTAAGTAGCCCAGTAAAAAAGTAATAAAGATTGGTAAGATCGAACTGACGACCACAATGTCCATACTGTTAAGCGGAGACTGAATCAAAAAGGCAACGATAAGCCCGATTATCAATCCCATTGTTCCTGACAGTAAATCAGTCGCAGGAGCTTTTACAACTGTTTCTTCCGCCCACCGAATTAATCCTACTACGTAATCAGAAAGCCAAAATGTAGATAAAAATAGAATAAGTGCACCAATAACCGCTCCAACATATGGGGATGTAACTTGATTCGGTAAATCACCTAGATTCAGTACACGAATTAAATCTGGAATATAAAGATAGCCAAGCATGCCCCCA
Protein-coding sequences here:
- a CDS encoding PIN/TRAM domain-containing protein, whose protein sequence is MLKRIVQLFFIVIGGMLGYLYIPDLIRVLNLGDLPNQVTSPYVGAVIGALILFLSTFWLSDYVVGLIRWAEETVVKAPATDLLSGTMGLIIGLIVAFLIQSPLNSMDIVVVSSILPIFITFLLGYLGFQVGFKKRDELIQLFSLNRGNKERKKETETEKPRGIYKILDTSVIIDGRVADICQTGFLEGPLIIPRFVLEELQYIADSSDVLKRNRGRRGLDILNRIQKELSMKVEIYEGDFEEVTEVDSKLVKLAQLLTGVVVTNDFNLNKVCELQNVAVLNINDLANAVKPVVLPGEELVVQVIKDGKEQNQGVGYLDDGTMIVVEDGRDYIGKTIDVVVTSVLQTSAGRMIFAKKKLLEKAL